A DNA window from Janibacter sp. A1S7 contains the following coding sequences:
- a CDS encoding thymidylate synthase: MRQYLDLISHVRDHGVVKDDRTGTGTCSVFGYQMRFDLAEGFPVLTTKKLHLRSIIGELLWFLRGDTNVRWLQERGISIWDEWADEDGDLGPVYGHQWRSWPDPEGGTIDQIAALVEGLRTNPDSRRHIVSAWNVAEVGEMALPPCHTMFQFYVTPGLDGARPRLSCQLYQRSADIFLGVPFNIASYALLTMMVAAQVDMEPGEFVHTLGDAHLYLNHLEQADLQLTRTPGPLPRMEIAPRESIDAYEIEDFTLIGYEAAPSIKAPIAV; the protein is encoded by the coding sequence ATGCGCCAGTACCTCGACCTGATCTCCCACGTGCGTGACCACGGTGTCGTCAAGGACGACCGGACCGGCACGGGCACCTGCAGCGTCTTCGGGTACCAGATGCGCTTCGACCTCGCCGAGGGCTTCCCGGTGCTGACGACCAAGAAGCTGCACCTGCGCTCGATCATCGGCGAGCTGCTGTGGTTCCTGCGCGGCGACACCAACGTCCGGTGGCTGCAGGAGCGCGGCATCTCCATCTGGGACGAGTGGGCGGACGAGGACGGCGACCTCGGGCCGGTCTACGGGCACCAGTGGCGCTCCTGGCCGGACCCGGAGGGCGGCACCATCGACCAGATCGCCGCCCTGGTCGAGGGGCTGCGCACCAACCCCGACAGCCGTCGGCACATCGTCTCCGCGTGGAACGTCGCCGAGGTCGGCGAGATGGCGCTGCCGCCGTGCCACACGATGTTCCAGTTCTACGTGACCCCGGGGCTCGACGGCGCCCGTCCACGCTTGTCCTGCCAGCTGTACCAGCGCAGTGCCGACATCTTCCTCGGCGTGCCCTTCAACATCGCCTCCTACGCGCTGCTGACGATGATGGTCGCCGCGCAGGTGGACATGGAGCCGGGCGAGTTCGTGCACACCCTCGGCGACGCACACCTCTACCTCAACCACCTCGAGCAGGCTGACCTGCAGCTGACCCGCACCCCCGGGCCGTTGCCGAGGATGGAGATCGCTCCCCGGGAGTCCATCGACGCCTACGAGATCGAGGACTTCACCCTCATCGGCTACGAGGCCGCGCCGAGCATCAAGGCGCCGATCGCCGTATGA
- a CDS encoding SatD family protein, whose translation MTAVVTLIGDVVSSRTAPDRRELHALVQETLAAVNAATRPLHPLRITVGDEFQGAWEQRGQALHAALLLRLTLLPRVETRYGLGRGEVTALEQDGTVQDGPGWWSAREAITAAKGAEADVRSDGLVVRTRWQEEGPTGLAVDAAVRHRDLLVAGLDERSLRLLRGLLLGRTQRALAEDEGISPTAVSRRVHRDGLEQLVAIDADLAGLP comes from the coding sequence ATGACAGCGGTGGTCACGCTCATCGGCGACGTCGTCTCCTCGCGCACCGCGCCGGACCGGCGGGAGCTCCACGCGCTCGTGCAGGAGACACTCGCCGCCGTCAACGCCGCGACGCGCCCTCTGCACCCTCTGCGGATCACCGTCGGCGACGAGTTCCAGGGCGCCTGGGAGCAGCGCGGTCAGGCGCTGCACGCCGCTCTTCTCCTGCGACTGACCCTCCTCCCCCGGGTCGAGACCCGCTACGGCCTCGGTCGGGGCGAGGTGACCGCACTCGAGCAGGACGGCACCGTGCAGGACGGACCGGGCTGGTGGAGCGCCCGAGAGGCCATCACTGCGGCGAAGGGGGCGGAGGCCGACGTGCGCTCCGACGGCCTCGTCGTGCGCACCCGCTGGCAGGAGGAGGGACCCACGGGCCTGGCCGTCGATGCTGCAGTCCGGCACCGCGACCTGCTCGTCGCCGGTCTGGACGAGCGATCGCTGCGGCTGCTGCGCGGACTCCTCCTCGGGCGGACCCAACGCGCCCTCGCCGAGGACGAGGGGATCAGCCCCACCGCGGTCTCCCGCCGGGTACACCGCGATGGGCTCGAGCAGCTGGTCGCGATCGATGCCGATCTGGCGGGGTTGCCATGA
- a CDS encoding dihydrofolate reductase, which yields MSLPRPLPTSLRGRIPLTAAAYAVITRAGDHGREVLLQLRRGTGYMDGWWACGAAGHLEDAQSPSEALAQEALEELGITIEGAEPLTTLQRSNPVGPLEQRADFFFHVTRWSGEPRLREPDKAADLRWFPLEELPVQVVPHERVVLEALREGEVPPFVERGHDQRLTLVAALGANGAIGVDGGMPWHLPEDLAHFKAVTMGGVMIMGRRTWESIGRALPGRTTIVVTSDHGWSAPGALVVHAVHEAISVAGPGEIFIAGGGEIYRQTIDLASRLELTEVAASPEAEVFFPEIDPGSWRETSRTPREGFDFVTYERQPPKFT from the coding sequence ATGAGCCTGCCCCGCCCCCTTCCCACCTCGCTCCGGGGTCGCATCCCGCTCACCGCCGCTGCCTACGCGGTGATCACCCGTGCGGGCGACCACGGTCGGGAGGTGCTGCTGCAGCTGCGCCGCGGTACCGGCTACATGGACGGCTGGTGGGCCTGTGGCGCCGCCGGCCACCTCGAGGACGCCCAGTCCCCGAGCGAGGCGCTGGCCCAGGAGGCGCTCGAGGAGCTGGGCATCACGATCGAGGGCGCCGAGCCGCTGACGACGCTCCAGCGCTCGAACCCCGTCGGCCCGCTCGAGCAGCGCGCCGACTTCTTCTTCCACGTCACCCGGTGGTCCGGCGAGCCGAGGTTGCGCGAGCCGGACAAGGCCGCGGACCTGCGCTGGTTCCCCCTCGAGGAGCTTCCGGTCCAGGTCGTCCCCCACGAGCGGGTCGTCCTCGAGGCACTGCGGGAGGGTGAGGTCCCTCCCTTCGTCGAACGGGGCCACGACCAGCGGCTGACTCTCGTGGCAGCACTGGGCGCCAATGGCGCCATCGGTGTCGACGGGGGCATGCCGTGGCACCTGCCGGAGGACCTGGCCCACTTCAAGGCCGTGACCATGGGCGGGGTGATGATCATGGGCCGGCGCACCTGGGAGTCGATCGGCCGCGCGCTGCCCGGACGCACGACCATTGTCGTGACCTCCGACCACGGGTGGTCCGCTCCCGGCGCGCTCGTCGTCCACGCTGTGCACGAGGCGATCTCGGTGGCCGGCCCCGGTGAGATCTTCATCGCCGGTGGTGGCGAGATCTACCGGCAGACGATCGATCTGGCCTCCCGGCTCGAGCTGACCGAGGTCGCGGCCTCGCCCGAGGCCGAGGTCTTCTTCCCCGAGATCGACCCGGGCAGCTGGCGCGAGACCTCTCGTACGCCACGGGAGGGCTTCGACTTCGTCACCTATGAGCGTCAACCGCCGAAGTTCACCTGA